DNA from Stutzerimonas decontaminans:
GCTGTATCGGAAAATTTTTCGCGTAGCTTATCGAGCGCACGTTTGTAGCGCATCTTCGTTGCGCTTAGACCCATGTGCATGATATCCGCTATTTCTTGGAACTCGAGTTCGGCAACAAAACGCAACACCAATATCTCGCGATCAATAGGATTCACATGCACGAGCCAACGATCGAGTCCCGTCTTCTCTTCGATCTTGGGAGCCTTTTCGTCTGAAGCCTCCTCTAGCGGGTCCAGACTAAGCGCATCGAGCAGACGTCTTTTTCGACGCTCCTTGCGATATTGAGTAATACATTCGTTATAAGTGATGCTATATAGCCATGTTTTAAACTTCGATTTGCCTTCGAAGTTTTTCAAGCCATATAAAACCTTAAGCATTACCTCCTGACATACATCGTCCGCGTCCCGCTCGTTGCCCAA
Protein-coding regions in this window:
- the sigX gene encoding RNA polymerase sigma factor SigX, with protein sequence MTKTSSSVSRYDPRQLTDEELVQHAHVELFHITRAYEELMRRYQRTLFNVCARYLGNERDADDVCQEVMLKVLYGLKNFEGKSKFKTWLYSITYNECITQYRKERRKRRLLDALSLDPLEEASDEKAPKIEEKTGLDRWLVHVNPIDREILVLRFVAELEFQEIADIMHMGLSATKMRYKRALDKLREKFSDTAET